The following nucleotide sequence is from Corylus avellana chromosome ca7, CavTom2PMs-1.0.
CATGTTCTCTGGAAGTGCACATATTATAGCGAAATAGTAATTGGTAGGGTTTGATAACCCTTTTTAAGAgatgttttttgtgttttggttgaaaaagtattttgatgtgacataaaggtaaaAAGAGTTTGGAGTTTTTTGTGAGGAAAGTTGATTCtaatgttttgacttttttgggtagaaaggaaaaaggaaaaatgaaagagTTAGCAAACAGGCCCAATATTTACTAACCATAGCAAACAATAACAAGTTGAAACTTGTGGATCAGCAATTAAAGCTTAAGGAGCTTTAGACTTGGGACATATCAATTCAAAACAGTGAATCTGCATCATTATTTTCAACAAGATGCCAAGAACTCAAAAAACAGTACTTCAAAACAATATGCTGAGCTCTACAAGCGGCTTGTAagtgcatgagagagagagcgtcAAAGGGGATGGTGCTGCATAGTGATTGTGGCAGTGCAGGTATGCGACAGTGTCAAAGATGCAATGCTGACAATGGTGATGGTGCAGTGGCGATGGTAAATGGTCTCTATACGTCCAAACCCATCTTCAGAAACTATTTTTCCAGTCCTCTTCATGTTTATTTAAGAAACTATTGTACAACATGATTGTAGAAACACCAATATTTAACAGAAACTTTTTATGCAATTACCAAAATACAATGATTATACCTTAAGGTATAATCATTGGTGATGAATagttttttttgataggtaatacattgatattacctataaaaaaaaactattgcaTCACCAATGATTATACCTTAAACTGTTGCATCACTACCATTATAACAGCTATTGGTGGTGGTGCACGTATTAGACACAAGTGCATAACTTAATATAAATTGTGTTAGTTTCAAGTATGACCATCATATTGCTCAGGTGGGTGCATAATACTAGAGAAACAACTACGAGACTGTTCAAAATTTATCATTCTACATATAAGTATCAATGGAAAAATAGCTCAAGATTATAGCCTTTTGATTCAAGACCTTTGCCTGGAAACTTCAAGGAAAACAAGTTTGAGTTTAAAGCAACATTGTAGCCCACAAATTGCTCGTTTAGAGGGAAGCATATGTGGCCAAGTTAAATCCAAAGCCTTATGAAATAGGTATAAAATTgcaaaccaaaaaacaaaaaaaaaaaaactcaagaactCTTCTCACCTGTGATTGATGAACCGTGAAACATTTCCATAATGTGTCGCGTCAATCACATATGGGACCTGTCCTTCCATCAGTCTGCTCATATCATTCATATGAGCATCAATGGCATACAGATAACTGCAACCTTCTTTCCTATACCTGACAATACAAGGGTCcgtttaatatatataacataaagtAAACAAAAACAGCACCTATCAGAAGAAATGTGAAACCTGTGGCGCCTCTTGTTTGCTTCCTGCTCATCTAAGACCTCCCCAACGTACTCACATACAAACATGCCACGCAGGATTGTTTCAGCTGCCCTGAGTGCCCATCCCTGCGAATCAACATGGAGAGTGTTAATATAGACTCTTGAAAACAGTACAACAATGAAAATACTacctttttctctgttttgaaGACTTCCAACTTCACTCTTACTCCATTCTGCAATATCCTATTTGGACAGGTTCTACTGCAACTGCACATATGATTGCACTCATAAACAAGGTAACCTTCCTGCAGGGTTTCATGAGAAAAGTGAAATTTAGCAGACTTACCAAAAAGGGGGGAAAGGGTGGGGATGGGTGGGGGCTTGGTGTACAGCAAGTAAGCCAGAGTAACAGCCCTGGGATGCTTGTCACAAATGAGAACTCATAATGCAAGCTACCAATGTTGGTAACCTAGTGATCACCTTTGGCAAATGATCTAGGCTATATACCATTCTAGCAAAAGTTGTGGATAGTAAAACTTTCTAAGCCAACCCAAGATTTACTGATTACAAGCATCAAATCAAGTTAATGCTTTCTATGTCGTTCTCACTTACACAATCAAAAGAATGGAAAAGATTTATTGCATGCCAAGCAATAGCGAAGGCAGAAATAACAGCAGTCAACATCTAAAACAACAACAAGCAATAACCAGCAACAATGATGAAAGAAAATACTAGGGCTATGTTTGACAAGGTATTCTCCAagtattttctgttttcaatttgaaaaacaCACTTTTCTCAAATACATTAACgaacaaattaaaacacaaaacactttgtGCTTAACTTTTGCAAGGGTAGCAGCTAACTATAGTGGCCTTGTGGCCACCCTCAGTGGAGAGGGGTGGCCATGCGGCCACCTTTGTCATTGTTAGAGGTGGCTGCGTAGCCATCTCTCTCCTCCACTGTTTGtgtttttccaaaataaacaGGTGTACTccataaaaaacattttctcaaatgtgGACCCCACCATAAAACACTTCTCACCTTTATGTCACAGCAAAATACTTTTtcagaccaaaaacaaaatacacttTCCCAAATACACTAACCAACATAGCCTAGGCTTCTTGCAGCTAGGGAACATGCTAACACCATGTGTGATCATTGAAAAAAGTATGATCTAAAAGAAGGGAGGGGGGGTTGTTTAGATGATAAAGGAGGTTGAAGGTCGATAAAATTACATTACCTCCAAAACAATCCGGCCTTTGTCATCATATGGAAACCTACCACGCATGGGTTTCCTGTAAATATCTTTTGCCTCATCATAGTCATTATCGAAAAGATACACATGATCACACATTTCAGGATAGCATGTTGAATATGGGCAGGCACACCCCAATTGTAAGCTCTGCGCAGAGAaggaaacaaggaaaaaaactCACATACCAAACAAGGTTATAGAAATATGCACACCCTGCATTTTGAGCACTAATTAGTGTGTGCATTCGTGTGTCAGACAGAAAGAAGGATAGAAGGAAGGGCAAGAGGAAAACGAGTATAGGGAACTTTCATGTGAATGCATAAGACGCGATGACAATCAGGTCATTCAACATGTATCTCCAAGGTAGGAGAATCGACTACGCATCTTCAGTCTAATTCACAAGTCATTTGACaataacatgcatataaaaCGAGGAaaccacaatatatattaacataatCTAGCACCCAAATTACATAGCATTATACAAAGGATATCATGTTCCAGATAAAGCTACCTCTGTATCACGACCAACAGATTGATCAAGCAACGGCTTCGTAACATAGGTAAAGCTCTCCCAAACATTTTGGCCATCAGAGTTATCTGCAAGGATGTGAATAGAATCCAAGAAACCCTCATCTGCAACGCAGGCCACGGGAACTAGTTCCTGCCCAAAGCTAATATCATCACACAAGACAACTGCCTTTTGCATGGAATTCTGTCCCAAATGACGAGAATCAATGATACAGTGGCATTCATCCACTTCCCACTCATTGTTTTCAGGATCCGATGGATGTGCCGATCTGTACCCCACAGACCCATGTGGAAAAGGCAACAGTGGAGATAGCAAGTATGGGTCCTTGAATGCCTTGCAACCTTTAGGACATATAAACCCCTCTTGGTGCCAGTCAACTTGAATGCTATGCTCACTGCAGAGCTTGGCTGCCTTCAGATACAAATGTTCTGGCAAGACGCCATACTTCCCCTCCAGGGACGCCACGAGACTGACCTTGCAGCAGGCAGAATGAGCAGTAGATAAAATGTCAAGGTTGTTGGGCTGAGGTTTTGTCTTCTGAATCTCAGAAAACAAAATCTTTGCAACTGCAGAGCAGTGAGATTCTGTCAATCTACCCAGACTAGCTGCCTCAGTTACATGAGGCTGTATACTTACTGCGACAGTGCTAAGTGACTTTGACGCCTGGATGCGTCTCTTCATACTAGCAGTGGCCCTGTTCCTGATCCTATATGATGCTGCTGCCAGACCTTTTTTATTTCTAGGACGGCTGAGTCTTCCAGATTTTAATCTATAAGCATAATAACGTATTCCTCTCTTTGAAGGGCGAGAGCTTACTAAACTTGGCCCCATATGAGCAGCTTGATGGTGGCGGCCAAGATCAGGTAGTAAATCAAACTTCAACCCACAAAACCTGCAAATAAACTTTCTGAAACCACCTAAATTCTCAGAGTTGTTCTCCACAGGAGCTGTATTGCAGAGCTCAAGTTTCTGAGGAGAACCCTCACCAGCAGACAGATTGTGCTGTTGACCAGCTTTTGACAGCCTGAAATCAACAGGATGAACTGAATGCACATGTAACCATAACTCATCAGTGTTCCCAAAATGGCTGCCACAAGGAATACACTGAAGAAGCATGCATTGTTCAACAAATTGCACATGGTGTCTCTCTTGCACATGGGTTTCCAGGACTTTCTTATTAGTAAAAGAATCAAGGCAGATGGCACAGGCATATCCTCTGAACAGCCATTGTGCTTCCTTTTTATGAATGTCCATCCAGTGGCCACCAAGTGCCTCATCATCAATAAACTCCTCTGAACAAATTTTGCACCTAATAGTATTTTCGTCATCATGACTACCATCAACTGCCATTGGTAACAACGCTGGTTCTTCCATGACAGAGGAGGAAACTTGTGCAACTTCATCAGCACTGAAGCCCCAAATCCTTCTGAGTCTCTCTTTCTCAGTGCAAACCAACTTTGTAAAGAATTCACCAACACTAAAATCTTTAGAGGCTTCAGATATGGCCCACTGAAATTGAACCTCCTTAGGCACTGGGTTCCTCAGGGATAAAATACTTTTAAAGAGCTTGTAGAAAAGCTCACATGCTTGATGTAATCGCAACCTTTGCTCCTGTGAGCCACAAGTCCTCAAAAGATCTATGAATACTTCTTTTGAAATAATTCTATTCTTACCATTCCTTGCACGTTTAAGCCAACTTGGAAGGTGTTTTTCACAGTACAACGAATGGCGCTTTGGACTTTCCAGACACGGATTGAGATTATCATGCAGGTAGTAGCATACACAGTGCAGCTCCTCCATGTCATTACAATCCTTGCCAGGATGCTCAGGCTTTTCAGTTAAGATGTTCCCTCCATGAAAGGCATCAACGGAAACTGAGACTGGATCCACGTGGAGGGGACTTTCAACTTCTCCCATATATACTATTTCTTTGCATTCTGTGGTTTCTGAACTGGGAAGGTTCTCCTCATGCTTTCTCTTAAGTGTCTCAGGAAAATTTGATGTcccttttgtttcattttgaGGTCTGTGTTTCTTACAGAATAAGGAGCCATATAAAGACCGATGCTTACATCTAGTACCAAGAACAGTGGTACCTTCACACATCGGTGTACCAACAGAGAGAGTTCGTTCTGGTCTAGCAGAGCTGCCTATAAAACGAGAAGACAAATGCACACAACAGTAAACATCACCATCGTTTGCCCACCTCACACATTGCCTTCCCTTAGCTTCAATAAACGCAATGCATTGTCGATTCTTACTCCCAGGCTCTAAGGAATTTGTCGCACCCACTTCATTCACAGGTGTCAATTCCAGATCTTTGGTTTGAAGTGACTCTGAATTTCCTGGTTCAACTACAATGTCGTCCCATTTATCAGCCACGCAAGTAGGTGTATCTGTACGAGCAGCTACCTCCTTTATATCATCCTCTTTACAGGGTTCCAATGCTGATGTAGCAGCATTAACAGTGTCATGACCATTAAAATATGCAGAGTCAATCTCGAGAGTTATTGCCTGACCAGATCCAATTGTTTCCACCTGGGAAGCATGTGCCTCTGCACGACGAACTTCAAGCTTTGGCCTCTTCCTACTAACTTGAAGACTTGTGGTCAAGAGATCATCACTGGTCTGCTGTTGCACGTCTCCACCACTGGATATTGGATGAGACGTCGAAAACCATTTCATGACTTCATGCTTCCAGGTTTTCCACTCAGAACCCAATGTGGGCTGTACTGGAGAATCCCAGAGAGAGTTGACTGCATTCCACAAAATAGAATCAAACAATTCCTGAAGAACAGAAAGGACAAAAGCATCAGCCAAAATTCTGAGGAAATGATCCAATTTTAAATTATCTCAAGACCATATGGGTCCATTTATGTGTGAGAAGTAAACTGGTTATGGTATCTTCATTCAATATCTACTAGGCAGGGGGAGGAAAGAAGCAATAATTGGTCCCATATAAATAGTGAACTTCATCAACTAGCCACAATCTTCAAAGAACAAAATTCTTTGATAGGGTCACACCCTGAAGAATGGTGAACCAGCTCTCTCAattcaaaaggaaaacaataaCCAAGcaaagatttcaattttttgtctTCCTCTGAAACACGTGATAGGGTACAAGACTGAAACATAAAGATGAAGTTGGAAAGGTAAGGATGATGAGGAGGACCTTGAACAATCTAAGATgttataatatgatcatataagcAAAGTATATTACACACCTCCTTCAGCATTTCAATGGATTCAGCACTCTGCACATTCTGACATCTTTGTGCCCAAGAGTGAAAAGAATGATGTAGCCAGTCTGAGTTTATGTAACGCTGAAGTATCATCTGTTCAGGAAATAAGCAGCATTCTTCATTGTCAACCTCTATATATCAAGAACAGGATAAAAAGGTTGCATTTAATCATAAGCAAATAACATGACTTGAGCACATGATAGCCCCTACCCATGTAAATCCTTCACTCCATGCAAAAAACATAATAGAGTATCACTCAAAGTCCAATTGTGTATCAGAGATGCTAACATCAATAATCAACCTAATCAGATCATGATGCACGACTTCTCCTAGGACAAAAGGCATAGTTGAAGAAAATGCTCAGGGAAGTGGCTGTTGCAAAATAgggcaggaaaaaaaaagggagaagaagaagaaaaagaaaaacagataCCGTAGCGCTAAAGATGAATAAGGTAATATTCAAATAACTACATTAAGGTGAAAAGTGCACATTTCACTCCAAATACTGGCTTACAACATATTATCTGCTGTGtaaatcaaggaaaaaaaaaaaagcataataaGCTGTAAGAGGCAAAGATGCGTGACTTTGAAATAAACACTGAGAGGCATAGCCACCAAAGGCAATGCCATGCTTCGCTCTAAAATTTCTAACAGCAGCACACAGGTCTTAACTGGAACACCAGCCATAACATCAACAAAAACCATGACAGATTCATTTCAGTGGCAGTTCCAGGGACATGGCCAGAACTCAGCAACAACATCAAGGCAAGTACGACAACATCGCACAATGAGTAGATCTCACTGCATCCTTAAAATTTGTCTCCACCACTCACCCCAACCAGCATTTGAACTTGCACGAGTACTCAAGAGCCAGATAGATAATTTTTCTAGATGCATATGAGAATCTAGAGCAGTGAAAGATAGAGGcacaggaatttttttttttgataaatagagGCACATGAAAATTTTAACAAGCATTAATTTCTAAGAAGTGCAATATGAAATGTGAGTTGCAAATAAGAGAACTATAAATCATAATTTGAAACATAACAACTGAAGAATCACAAAACTCTCTGAGATTTCATATACTCACACTAAATGAAATAAATAGTCATAC
It contains:
- the LOC132186078 gene encoding histone-lysine N-methyltransferase SUVR5 isoform X2 codes for the protein MCERIDRQGHIAENKKGTQKFQSPQPPHCLWPPCKTNPQPNLTLLKRGESWGIASDIISIIWHYKFQSKIMEVLPCSGVQYVGEADCSQPSSGTAFTYDGESNILERGKQDQLADGRLDDLLLKVEGPQIEKQGEVQGTVDELPTSEGHCSGASYCGSHDFEDDDVNTQNYCTEPCMVSENSHIFVDTIEGELPNNREEESSLSEPTWLEGDESVALWVKWRGKWQAGIRCSRADWPLSTLKAKPTHDRKKYIVVFFPHTRNYSWADMLLVRSINEFPQPIAYKTHKVGLKMVKDLTIARRFIMQKLAVGMLNIVDQFHAEALIETARDVMIWKEFAMEASRCNGYSELGRMLLKLQKMILQRYINSDWLHHSFHSWAQRCQNVQSAESIEMLKEELFDSILWNAVNSLWDSPVQPTLGSEWKTWKHEVMKWFSTSHPISSGGDVQQQTSDDLLTTSLQVSRKRPKLEVRRAEAHASQVETIGSGQAITLEIDSAYFNGHDTVNAATSALEPCKEDDIKEVAARTDTPTCVADKWDDIVVEPGNSESLQTKDLELTPVNEVGATNSLEPGSKNRQCIAFIEAKGRQCVRWANDGDVYCCVHLSSRFIGSSARPERTLSVGTPMCEGTTVLGTRCKHRSLYGSLFCKKHRPQNETKGTSNFPETLKRKHEENLPSSETTECKEIVYMGEVESPLHVDPVSVSVDAFHGGNILTEKPEHPGKDCNDMEELHCVCYYLHDNLNPCLESPKRHSLYCEKHLPSWLKRARNGKNRIISKEVFIDLLRTCGSQEQRLRLHQACELFYKLFKSILSLRNPVPKEVQFQWAISEASKDFSVGEFFTKLVCTEKERLRRIWGFSADEVAQVSSSVMEEPALLPMAVDGSHDDENTIRCKICSEEFIDDEALGGHWMDIHKKEAQWLFRGYACAICLDSFTNKKVLETHVQERHHVQFVEQCMLLQCIPCGSHFGNTDELWLHVHSVHPVDFRLSKAGQQHNLSAGEGSPQKLELCNTAPVENNSENLGGFRKFICRFCGLKFDLLPDLGRHHQAAHMGPSLVSSRPSKRGIRYYAYRLKSGRLSRPRNKKGLAAASYRIRNRATASMKRRIQASKSLSTVAVSIQPHVTEAASLGRLTESHCSAVAKILFSEIQKTKPQPNNLDILSTAHSACCKVSLVASLEGKYGVLPEHLYLKAAKLCSEHSIQVDWHQEGFICPKGCKAFKDPYLLSPLLPFPHGSVGYRSAHPSDPENNEWEVDECHCIIDSRHLGQNSMQKAVVLCDDISFGQELVPVACVADEGFLDSIHILADNSDGQNVWESFTYVTKPLLDQSVGRDTESLQLGCACPYSTCYPEMCDHVYLFDNDYDEAKDIYRKPMRGRFPYDDKGRIVLELQ
- the LOC132186078 gene encoding histone-lysine N-methyltransferase SUVR5 isoform X1, translating into MCERIDRQGHIAENKKGTQKFQSPQPPHCLWPPCKTNPQPNLTLLKRGESWGIASDIISIIWHYKFQSKIMEVLPCSGVQYVGEADCSQPSSGTAFTYDGESNILERGKQDQLADGRLDDLLLKVEGPQIEKQGEVQGTVDELPTSEGHCSGASYCGSHDFEDDDVNTQNYCTEPCMVSENSHIFVDTIEGELPNNREEESSLSEPTWLEGDESVALWVKWRGKWQAGIRCSRADWPLSTLKAKPTHDRKKYIVVFFPHTRNYSWADMLLVRSINEFPQPIAYKTHKVGLKMVKDLTIARRFIMQKLAVGMLNIVDQFHAEALIETARDVMIWKEFAMEASRCNGYSELGRMLLKLQKMILQRYINSDWLHHSFHSWAQRCQNVQSAESIEMLKEELFDSILWNAVNSLWDSPVQPTLGSEWKTWKHEVMKWFSTSHPISSGGDVQQQTSDDLLTTSLQVSRKRPKLEVRRAEAHASQVETIGSGQAITLEIDSAYFNGHDTVNAATSALEPCKEDDIKEVAARTDTPTCVADKWDDIVVEPGNSESLQTKDLELTPVNEVGATNSLEPGSKNRQCIAFIEAKGRQCVRWANDGDVYCCVHLSSRFIGSSARPERTLSVGTPMCEGTTVLGTRCKHRSLYGSLFCKKHRPQNETKGTSNFPETLKRKHEENLPSSETTECKEIVYMGEVESPLHVDPVSVSVDAFHGGNILTEKPEHPGKDCNDMEELHCVCYYLHDNLNPCLESPKRHSLYCEKHLPSWLKRARNGKNRIISKEVFIDLLRTCGSQEQRLRLHQACELFYKLFKSILSLRNPVPKEVQFQWAISEASKDFSVGEFFTKLVCTEKERLRRIWGFSADEVAQVSSSVMEEPALLPMAVDGSHDDENTIRCKICSEEFIDDEALGGHWMDIHKKEAQWLFRGYACAICLDSFTNKKVLETHVQERHHVQFVEQCMLLQCIPCGSHFGNTDELWLHVHSVHPVDFRLSKAGQQHNLSAGEGSPQKLELCNTAPVENNSENLGGFRKFICRFCGLKFDLLPDLGRHHQAAHMGPSLVSSRPSKRGIRYYAYRLKSGRLSRPRNKKGLAAASYRIRNRATASMKRRIQASKSLSTVAVSIQPHVTEAASLGRLTESHCSAVAKILFSEIQKTKPQPNNLDILSTAHSACCKVSLVASLEGKYGVLPEHLYLKAAKLCSEHSIQVDWHQEGFICPKGCKAFKDPYLLSPLLPFPHGSVGYRSAHPSDPENNEWEVDECHCIIDSRHLGQNSMQKAVVLCDDISFGQELVPVACVADEGFLDSIHILADNSDGQNVWESFTYVTKPLLDQSVGRDTESLQLGCACPYSTCYPEMCDHVYLFDNDYDEAKDIYRKPMRGRFPYDDKGRIVLEEGYLVYECNHMCSCSRTCPNRILQNGVRVKLEVFKTEKKGWALRAAETILRGMFVCEYVGEVLDEQEANKRRHRYRKEGCSYLYAIDAHMNDMSRLMEGQVPYVIDATHYGNVSRFINHSCSPNLVNYQVLVESMDSQCAHFGLYASRDIASGEELTFNYRYQLLPGEGHPCHCGASNCQGRLY